From Acidobacteriota bacterium, one genomic window encodes:
- the folK gene encoding 2-amino-4-hydroxy-6-hydroxymethyldihydropteridine diphosphokinase, producing MQIIFLGLGSNLGDRIMLLQAAIERLCARPGVAGRVAGWYETEPVDYLDQPWFLNTVVELTFSEPVSPFGFLADCLALETEFGRVRTVPKGARTLDLDLLLCRNAQHYVTCDEHRDGVWLTLPHPRLHLRRFVLEPLCDLCPDAIHPGLGKSFRTLLSELEDESIVRRVADDLFC from the coding sequence ATGCAAATCATCTTCCTTGGACTTGGGTCAAATTTGGGTGATCGAATAATGTTGCTTCAGGCGGCGATTGAGCGGTTGTGTGCCCGCCCAGGAGTCGCTGGCCGGGTGGCTGGATGGTATGAAACGGAGCCGGTTGACTACCTTGATCAACCCTGGTTCTTGAACACGGTGGTGGAATTGACTTTTTCTGAGCCAGTTTCACCCTTTGGTTTTCTGGCTGACTGCCTGGCACTGGAAACTGAATTTGGCCGGGTTCGCACCGTTCCCAAGGGCGCGCGGACGCTCGACCTTGATTTGCTGCTTTGTCGAAATGCCCAGCACTATGTTACATGTGACGAACACCGCGACGGTGTCTGGTTGACACTGCCGCACCCACGTTTGCACCTGCGGCGGTTTGTTCTGGAACCGCTGTGTGATCTGTGCCCGGATGCGATTCACCCAGGGCTGGGCAAGTCATTTCGCACCTTGCTTTCCGAGCTTGAGGATGAGTCAATCGTGCGGCGGGTGGCAGACGATTTATTCTGCTGA